In Musa acuminata AAA Group cultivar baxijiao chromosome BXJ2-8, Cavendish_Baxijiao_AAA, whole genome shotgun sequence, one genomic interval encodes:
- the LOC135619675 gene encoding 10 kDa chaperonin, mitochondrial-like, whose amino-acid sequence MAKRLIPLFNRVLVEKIVPPSKTSAGILLPEKTTKLNSGKVVAVGPGARDRDGKLIPVSVKEGDTVLLPEYGGTEVKLGEKEYHLYRDDDILGTFCD is encoded by the exons ATGGCGAAGCGCCTGATTCCTCTCTTTAACCGCGTTCTCGTGGAGAAGATCGTCCCTCCCTCCAAGACCAGTGCTGGAATCCTTCTCCCGGAGAAGACCACCAAG TTGAACTCTGGAAAAGTTGTAGCAGTAGGTCCTGGGGCACGTGATAGGGATGGGAAACTTATCCCTGTCTCTGTGAAGGAAGGAGACACTGTTCTGCTACCTGAATATGGCGGGACAGAGGTGAAGCTTGGAGAGAAAGA GTACCACCTCTACAGAGATGATGACATACTTGGGACCTTTTGCGACTGA